Proteins co-encoded in one Carcharodon carcharias isolate sCarCar2 chromosome 7, sCarCar2.pri, whole genome shotgun sequence genomic window:
- the LOC121280388 gene encoding natural cytotoxicity triggering receptor 3 ligand 1-like yields MFLNVASSPCANILIIIYADIVAGQIKVFQTPGKTQRLAGENVTFYCAFPLFQDTANVIIYWWKLGEAEFLQPGSDIRKRFLLLKKGEASLQLLDVKAADSGVYYCGVKHLVTRFTNGTGSKLIIYVPPIPLSIKSELSVNNVSGTLTILCKTAAFYPGSINVTWYKDNISIETGIQSSKALNSNGLYELSSYLEVTGAVTSVTCQVTHRTLMIPVNATFTVPNWKVRRFQVSLTHRFILAFLVILILTTIIVEHLKWHPFKDLVQKEKCN; encoded by the exons ATGTTTTTGAACGTTGCTTCTTCCCCATGTGCAAATATCCTCATCATTATTTACGCAG ATATTGTAGCTGGCCAGATAAAAGTTTTCCAAACCCCCGGAAAAACTCAACGGTTGGCAGGTGAAAACGTTACTTTTTATTGCGCGTTTCCTCTTTTTCAAGATACTGCCAATGTAATTATTTATTGGTGGAAACTGGGCGAAGCTGAGTTTCTGCAGCCGGGATCGGACATCAGAAAACGATTTCTTCTTTTGAAGAAAGGCGAAGCCTCGCTTCAGCTACTGGATGTCAAGGCCGCGGACTCGGGAGTTTATTACTGCGGAGTAAAACATCTGGTTACCCGATTTACAAATGGAACTGGGTCAAAGCTTATTATCTACG TTCCTCCAATTCCGTTGAGCATCAAGTCCGAATTATCTGTGAATAATGTATCGGGAACTTTAACTATTTTGTGTAAAACGGCTGCTTTTTACCCGGGTAGTATCAACGTAACTTGGTACAAGGATAACATTTCTATCGAAACGGGGATACAGTCGTCAAAAGCCCTAAATTCAAACGGGCTTTATGAACTTTCCAGCTATTTGGAAGTCACAGGAGCTGTCACTTCTGTAACCTGTCAGGTAACTCATCGCACGCTAATGATTCCAGTTAACGCCACCTTCACTGTCCCAAATTGGAAAG TTCGCAGGTTCCAAGTTTCTCTGACTCATCGGTTTATATTAGCTTTCCTCGTGATTCTCATTCTGACAACTATCATTGTGGAACATTTGAAATGGCACCCGTTTAAAG ATCTTGTTCAGAA GGAAAAATGCAACTAA